The proteins below come from a single Malus sylvestris chromosome 3, drMalSylv7.2, whole genome shotgun sequence genomic window:
- the LOC126616532 gene encoding oleosin S1-2 encodes MEIQHGQQLQTSGTKALLAAFTGLAIGGPLVGLMGFSFLASVTLVVLSSPLLLIFSPLLFFAGFVFVGALAGFAVAAALAFTGMTTLGWIFQELAGIRLLGFGGGDGDGMVERLKDKGKDWARFLQHGTEQDGRISSRG; translated from the coding sequence ATGGAGATTCAGCATGGACAGCAGCTGCAGACCTCAGGCACAAAAGCGCTATTGGCTGCTTTCACTGGCTTAGCAATCGGAGGGCCGCTTGTGGGGTTGATGGGGTTCAGCTTCTTGGCGTCGGTGACACTGGTGGTTTTGAGCTCGCCGCTTCTGCTTATTTTCAGCCCGCTTCTGTTTTTTGCTGGGTTTGTGTTTGTCGGAGCCTTGGCTGGGTTTGCTGTGGCTGCTGCCTTGGCTTTTACAGGGATGACTACTCTAGGGTGGATTTTTCAGGAGCTTGCAGGTATAAGGCTTTTGGGATTTGGCGGCGGAGACGGTGATGGTATGGTAGAGAGATTGAAGGATAAAGGAAAAGATTGGGCTAGGTTTTTGCAGCATGGGACTGAACAAGATGGCAGGATTAGTAGTAGAGGCTGA
- the LOC126615698 gene encoding vacuolar cation/proton exchanger 5-like isoform X1: MNYKPGIQSQLEMESLGNGPIHEFEDESLFTPKTEAQKTRSIEAVGECSFSGGSQASGDKVWRNTVYRSIKTVVFSTKLNLLMPFGPLAILVYKLTGHNGWVFVLSLLGITPLAERLGYATEQLAFYTGATVGGLLNATFGNATELIISIYALKRGMLRVVQQSLLGSILSNMLLVLGCAFFSGGLVFQEKEQVFNKATAVVNSGLLLMAVMGLLFPAVLHYTHTEVNFGKSELALSRFSSCIMLLAYAAFLFFQLKSRHNQYVPLNEEGIQNEENADDDEAPEISKWESIIWLSIMTAWISIVSEYLVNAIEGASIAWNMPISFISVILLPIVGNAAEHASAIMFAMKDKLDISLGVAIGSSTQISMFGIPFCVVVGWIMGRPMDLNFQLFETATLFITVLVVAFLLQEGTSNYFKGLMLILCYLIVAASFFVHVDPSPAAGETQVKT; the protein is encoded by the exons ATGAATTATAAGCCTGGAATCCAGTCTCAACTTGAA ATGGAATCACTGGGTAACGGACCAATACATGAGTTTGAGGATGAGAGTCTTTTTACTCCAAAGACAGAGGCTCAAAAGACACGTTCTATTGAAGCAGTGGGAGAATGTTCGTTTTCAGGAGGTTCACAAGCTAGCGGTGATAAAGTGTGGAGGAATACTGTTTATAGAAGCATAAAGACTGTTGTTTTCTCAACTAAACTGAACTTGCTTATGCCTTTTGGGCCGCTAGCGATACTTGTCTATAAGCTAACCGGCCATAAT GGTTGGGTCTTTGTTTTGAGCTTGTTGGGTATAACACCTTTAGCTGAGCGTTTGGGTTATGCTACTGA GCAGCTGGCATTCTATACTGGAGCTACTG TTGGGGGTCTTTTAAATGCTACTTTTGGAAATGCAACAGAACTGATTATATCAATTTATGCACTGAAACGTGGAATGTTACGCGTTGTTCAGCAGTCGTTATTAGGCTCTATTCTGTCAAACATGTTGCTGGTGCTTGGTTGTGCATTCTTCAGTGGTGGGCTTGTTTTTCAAGAGAAAGAACAGGTGTTTAACAAG GCAACTGCTGTTGTGAACTCTGGCTTGCTGCTAATGGCAGTCATGGGCCTACTTTTTCCAGCTGTCTTGCACTACACTCACACTGAGGTTAATTTCGGGAAGTCAGAGTTGGCACTTTCAAGATTTAGCAGCTGTATCATGCTCCTGGCATATgctgcttttcttttcttccagtTAAAGAGTCGGCATAATCAATATGTGCCTTTAAATGAG GAAGGGATTCAGAATGAAGAGAACGCAGATGACGATGAAGCTCCTGAGATCTCTAAATGGGAATCAATAATTTGGCTATCAATAATGACTGCTTGGATCTCAATCGTATCGGAATATTTAGTTAACGCCATAGAG GGAGCATCTATAGCATGGAACATGCCAATTTCATTTATCAGCGTTATTTTGCTCCCAATTGTGGGTAATGCTGCAGAGCATGCCAGTGCTATTATGTTTGCCATGAAGGACAAGCTT GACATTTCTTTGGGAGTGGCAATAGGGTCGTCAACGCAAATATCCATGTTTGGG ATTCCTTTCTGCGTGGTTGTTGGGTGGATTATGGGACGCCCTATGGACTTGAACTTTCAGCTTTTTGAGACGGCAACACTTTTCATAACTGTCTTAGTTGTAGCCTTCTTGCTGCAG GAGGGAACTTCTAATTACTTCAAAGGGTTGATGCTTATTCTTTGTTATCTGATAGTTGCGGCAAGTTTCTTTGTTCACGTAGATCCTTCTCCGGCAGCAG GGGAAACGCAAGTAAAAACGTGA
- the LOC126615698 gene encoding vacuolar cation/proton exchanger 5-like isoform X2: protein MESLGNGPIHEFEDESLFTPKTEAQKTRSIEAVGECSFSGGSQASGDKVWRNTVYRSIKTVVFSTKLNLLMPFGPLAILVYKLTGHNGWVFVLSLLGITPLAERLGYATEQLAFYTGATVGGLLNATFGNATELIISIYALKRGMLRVVQQSLLGSILSNMLLVLGCAFFSGGLVFQEKEQVFNKATAVVNSGLLLMAVMGLLFPAVLHYTHTEVNFGKSELALSRFSSCIMLLAYAAFLFFQLKSRHNQYVPLNEEGIQNEENADDDEAPEISKWESIIWLSIMTAWISIVSEYLVNAIEGASIAWNMPISFISVILLPIVGNAAEHASAIMFAMKDKLDISLGVAIGSSTQISMFGIPFCVVVGWIMGRPMDLNFQLFETATLFITVLVVAFLLQEGTSNYFKGLMLILCYLIVAASFFVHVDPSPAAGETQVKT from the exons ATGGAATCACTGGGTAACGGACCAATACATGAGTTTGAGGATGAGAGTCTTTTTACTCCAAAGACAGAGGCTCAAAAGACACGTTCTATTGAAGCAGTGGGAGAATGTTCGTTTTCAGGAGGTTCACAAGCTAGCGGTGATAAAGTGTGGAGGAATACTGTTTATAGAAGCATAAAGACTGTTGTTTTCTCAACTAAACTGAACTTGCTTATGCCTTTTGGGCCGCTAGCGATACTTGTCTATAAGCTAACCGGCCATAAT GGTTGGGTCTTTGTTTTGAGCTTGTTGGGTATAACACCTTTAGCTGAGCGTTTGGGTTATGCTACTGA GCAGCTGGCATTCTATACTGGAGCTACTG TTGGGGGTCTTTTAAATGCTACTTTTGGAAATGCAACAGAACTGATTATATCAATTTATGCACTGAAACGTGGAATGTTACGCGTTGTTCAGCAGTCGTTATTAGGCTCTATTCTGTCAAACATGTTGCTGGTGCTTGGTTGTGCATTCTTCAGTGGTGGGCTTGTTTTTCAAGAGAAAGAACAGGTGTTTAACAAG GCAACTGCTGTTGTGAACTCTGGCTTGCTGCTAATGGCAGTCATGGGCCTACTTTTTCCAGCTGTCTTGCACTACACTCACACTGAGGTTAATTTCGGGAAGTCAGAGTTGGCACTTTCAAGATTTAGCAGCTGTATCATGCTCCTGGCATATgctgcttttcttttcttccagtTAAAGAGTCGGCATAATCAATATGTGCCTTTAAATGAG GAAGGGATTCAGAATGAAGAGAACGCAGATGACGATGAAGCTCCTGAGATCTCTAAATGGGAATCAATAATTTGGCTATCAATAATGACTGCTTGGATCTCAATCGTATCGGAATATTTAGTTAACGCCATAGAG GGAGCATCTATAGCATGGAACATGCCAATTTCATTTATCAGCGTTATTTTGCTCCCAATTGTGGGTAATGCTGCAGAGCATGCCAGTGCTATTATGTTTGCCATGAAGGACAAGCTT GACATTTCTTTGGGAGTGGCAATAGGGTCGTCAACGCAAATATCCATGTTTGGG ATTCCTTTCTGCGTGGTTGTTGGGTGGATTATGGGACGCCCTATGGACTTGAACTTTCAGCTTTTTGAGACGGCAACACTTTTCATAACTGTCTTAGTTGTAGCCTTCTTGCTGCAG GAGGGAACTTCTAATTACTTCAAAGGGTTGATGCTTATTCTTTGTTATCTGATAGTTGCGGCAAGTTTCTTTGTTCACGTAGATCCTTCTCCGGCAGCAG GGGAAACGCAAGTAAAAACGTGA
- the LOC126615697 gene encoding probable amino acid permease 7 isoform X2 → MGGGEAAEDQQLPLLQPLKRTGTIWTAVAHIITGVIGAGVLSLAWSVAQLGWIAGPLLMIVFASVTILSNNLLSDCYRFPESDSPTRVGSYMEAVKVYLGEKSKTVCAIFVHESLYGCGIAYVITAASSVKAIQRSNCYHKEGHEASCQYGTGLYMMLFGLVQIVVSQIPDFHNMEWLSVVAAIMSFTYSFIGLGLGMAKAIENGRIQGSLAGVPTSNVADKLWLVFQALGDIAFAYPYSIILLEIQDTLKSPPPENQTMKKASMIAIFVTTFFYLCCGCFGYAAFGNDTPGNLLTGFGFYEPYWLIDFANACIVLHLVGGYQVYSQPVFAVAERWSRKKYPNSGFVNNFYSIKIPLLPRFQVNPFRLCFRTVYVVSTTAIAMIFPYFNQVLGVLGALNFWPLAIYFPVEMYFVQKRIGAWTKKWIVLRIFSFICFLVTVVGVIGSVEGLISAKLS, encoded by the exons ATGGGTGGTGGTGAAGCAGCAGAAGATCAGCAGCTACCGTTGCTCCAACCTCTCAAAAGAACAG GAACCATATGGACTGCAGTAGCACATATTATAACAGGCGTAATAGGAGCAGGAGTATTATCTCTTGCATGGAGTGTGGCTCAGCTGGGGTGGATTGCAGGTCCATTGCTTATGATTGTCTTTGCTTCAGTCACCATTCTTTCCAACAACCTCCTCTCCGACTGCTACCGATTCCCGGAATCCGATAGCCCGACGAGAGTCGGATCCTACATGGAAGCTGTCAAGGTCTACCTAG GAGAGAAGAGTAAAACAGTGTGTGCAATATTTGTACACGAGAGCTTGTATGGCTGTGGAATCGCTTACGTTATTACAGCTGCTAGCAGCGTCAA AGCCATTCAGAGATCAAACTGCTATCACAAAGAAGGGCATGAAGCTTCCTGTCAATATGGAACTGGTTTGTACATGATGCTATTTGGACTTGTCCAGATTGTAGTGTCACAAATACCAGATTTCCACAACATGGAATGGCTATCAGTTGTTGCAGCAATCATGTCGTTTACCTACTCTTTCATTGGACTTGGCCTCGGCATGGCGAAAGCAATAG AAAATGGGAGGATTCAAGGAAGTCTGGCAGGAGTCCCAACCTCTAATGTTGCTGATAAATTATGGTTAGTCTTCCAAGCACTTGGAGACATCGCTTTTGCCTATCCGTACTCTATTATTCTTCTTGAAATTCAG GATACTTTGAAGTCCCCTCCACCAGAAAATCAGACAATGAAGAAGGCCTCAATGATTGCCATATTTGTCACAACCTTCTTCTACCTCTGCTGTGGATGCTTTGGATACGCCGCCTTTGGGAATGACACGCCCGGGAACCTCTTGACAGGATTCGGATTCTACGAACCCTACTGGCTCATTGATTTTGCTAATGCTTGCATTGTTCTTCATTTGGTGGGAGGATATCAG GTATACAGTCAACCAGTATTTGCAGTTGCTGAGAGATGGTCCAGGAAGAAATACCCAAACAGCGGATTTGTGAACAACTTTTACTCCATCAAAATCCCATTGTTGCCAAGATTTCAAGTGAATCCCTTCAGGCTGTGTTTCCGAACTGTTTACGTTGTATCAACTACCGCAATTGCGATGATATTTCCTTACTTCAACCAGGTTTTGGGAGTTTTAGGGGCCTTAAACTTTTGGCCTTTGGCTATATATTTCCCTGTTGAAATGTACTTTGTACAAAAGAGAATCGGGGCTTGGACAAAAAAATGGATTGTTCTAAGGATATTTAGTTTCATTTGCTTTCTTGTGACGGTTGTGGGTGTGATTGGATCAGTTGAAGGACTTATTAGTGCCAAACTTAGCTAG
- the LOC126615697 gene encoding probable amino acid permease 7 isoform X3 has product MIVFASVTILSNNLLSDCYRFPESDSPTRVGSYMEAVKVYLGEKSKTVCAIFVHESLYGCGIAYVITAASSVKAIQRSNCYHKEGHEASCQYGTGLYMMLFGLVQIVVSQIPDFHNMEWLSVVAAIMSFTYSFIGLGLGMAKAIENGRIQGSLAGVPTSNVADKLWLVFQALGDIAFAYPYSIILLEIQDTLKSPPPENQTMKKASMIAIFVTTFFYLCCGCFGYAAFGNDTPGNLLTGFGFYEPYWLIDFANACIVLHLVGGYQVYSQPVFAVAERWSRKKYPNSGFVNNFYSIKIPLLPRFQVNPFRLCFRTVYVVSTTAIAMIFPYFNQVLGVLGALNFWPLAIYFPVEMYFVQKRIGAWTKKWIVLRIFSFICFLVTVVGVIGSVEGLISAKLS; this is encoded by the exons ATGATTGTCTTTGCTTCAGTCACCATTCTTTCCAACAACCTCCTCTCCGACTGCTACCGATTCCCGGAATCCGATAGCCCGACGAGAGTCGGATCCTACATGGAAGCTGTCAAGGTCTACCTAG GAGAGAAGAGTAAAACAGTGTGTGCAATATTTGTACACGAGAGCTTGTATGGCTGTGGAATCGCTTACGTTATTACAGCTGCTAGCAGCGTCAA AGCCATTCAGAGATCAAACTGCTATCACAAAGAAGGGCATGAAGCTTCCTGTCAATATGGAACTGGTTTGTACATGATGCTATTTGGACTTGTCCAGATTGTAGTGTCACAAATACCAGATTTCCACAACATGGAATGGCTATCAGTTGTTGCAGCAATCATGTCGTTTACCTACTCTTTCATTGGACTTGGCCTCGGCATGGCGAAAGCAATAG AAAATGGGAGGATTCAAGGAAGTCTGGCAGGAGTCCCAACCTCTAATGTTGCTGATAAATTATGGTTAGTCTTCCAAGCACTTGGAGACATCGCTTTTGCCTATCCGTACTCTATTATTCTTCTTGAAATTCAG GATACTTTGAAGTCCCCTCCACCAGAAAATCAGACAATGAAGAAGGCCTCAATGATTGCCATATTTGTCACAACCTTCTTCTACCTCTGCTGTGGATGCTTTGGATACGCCGCCTTTGGGAATGACACGCCCGGGAACCTCTTGACAGGATTCGGATTCTACGAACCCTACTGGCTCATTGATTTTGCTAATGCTTGCATTGTTCTTCATTTGGTGGGAGGATATCAG GTATACAGTCAACCAGTATTTGCAGTTGCTGAGAGATGGTCCAGGAAGAAATACCCAAACAGCGGATTTGTGAACAACTTTTACTCCATCAAAATCCCATTGTTGCCAAGATTTCAAGTGAATCCCTTCAGGCTGTGTTTCCGAACTGTTTACGTTGTATCAACTACCGCAATTGCGATGATATTTCCTTACTTCAACCAGGTTTTGGGAGTTTTAGGGGCCTTAAACTTTTGGCCTTTGGCTATATATTTCCCTGTTGAAATGTACTTTGTACAAAAGAGAATCGGGGCTTGGACAAAAAAATGGATTGTTCTAAGGATATTTAGTTTCATTTGCTTTCTTGTGACGGTTGTGGGTGTGATTGGATCAGTTGAAGGACTTATTAGTGCCAAACTTAGCTAG
- the LOC126615697 gene encoding probable amino acid permease 7 isoform X4: MAVESLTLLQLLAASSRKKTWFCGFLLYFSMFGTGIAYVITTATSMRAIQRSNCYHKEGHEASCQYGTGLYMMLFGLVQIVVSQIPDFHNMEWLSVVAAIMSFTYSFIGLGLGMAKAIENGRIQGSLAGVPTSNVADKLWLVFQALGDIAFAYPYSIILLEIQDTLKSPPPENQTMKKASMIAIFVTTFFYLCCGCFGYAAFGNDTPGNLLTGFGFYEPYWLIDFANACIVLHLVGGYQVYSQPVFAVAERWSRKKYPNSGFVNNFYSIKIPLLPRFQVNPFRLCFRTVYVVSTTAIAMIFPYFNQVLGVLGALNFWPLAIYFPVEMYFVQKRIGAWTKKWIVLRIFSFICFLVTVVGVIGSVEGLISAKLS, encoded by the exons ATGGCTGTGGAATCGCTTACGTTATTACAGCTGCTAGCAGCGTCAA GTAGAAAAAAGACCTGGTTTTGTGGTTTCCTTCTATATTTCAGCATGTTTGGAACTGGTATTGCTTATGTGATTACCACTGCAACCAGTATGAG AGCCATTCAGAGATCAAACTGCTATCACAAAGAAGGGCATGAAGCTTCCTGTCAATATGGAACTGGTTTGTACATGATGCTATTTGGACTTGTCCAGATTGTAGTGTCACAAATACCAGATTTCCACAACATGGAATGGCTATCAGTTGTTGCAGCAATCATGTCGTTTACCTACTCTTTCATTGGACTTGGCCTCGGCATGGCGAAAGCAATAG AAAATGGGAGGATTCAAGGAAGTCTGGCAGGAGTCCCAACCTCTAATGTTGCTGATAAATTATGGTTAGTCTTCCAAGCACTTGGAGACATCGCTTTTGCCTATCCGTACTCTATTATTCTTCTTGAAATTCAG GATACTTTGAAGTCCCCTCCACCAGAAAATCAGACAATGAAGAAGGCCTCAATGATTGCCATATTTGTCACAACCTTCTTCTACCTCTGCTGTGGATGCTTTGGATACGCCGCCTTTGGGAATGACACGCCCGGGAACCTCTTGACAGGATTCGGATTCTACGAACCCTACTGGCTCATTGATTTTGCTAATGCTTGCATTGTTCTTCATTTGGTGGGAGGATATCAG GTATACAGTCAACCAGTATTTGCAGTTGCTGAGAGATGGTCCAGGAAGAAATACCCAAACAGCGGATTTGTGAACAACTTTTACTCCATCAAAATCCCATTGTTGCCAAGATTTCAAGTGAATCCCTTCAGGCTGTGTTTCCGAACTGTTTACGTTGTATCAACTACCGCAATTGCGATGATATTTCCTTACTTCAACCAGGTTTTGGGAGTTTTAGGGGCCTTAAACTTTTGGCCTTTGGCTATATATTTCCCTGTTGAAATGTACTTTGTACAAAAGAGAATCGGGGCTTGGACAAAAAAATGGATTGTTCTAAGGATATTTAGTTTCATTTGCTTTCTTGTGACGGTTGTGGGTGTGATTGGATCAGTTGAAGGACTTATTAGTGCCAAACTTAGCTAG
- the LOC126615697 gene encoding probable amino acid permease 7 isoform X1 translates to MAVQHPLELANTGSCDDDGHPLRTGTLWSCVAHIITAVIGSGVLSLAWSTAQLGWIGGPVCLLSFAIVTYISSFLLSDCYRSPDPITGTRNKSYMNAVKVNLNSRKKTWFCGFLLYFSMFGTGIAYVITTATSMRAIQRSNCYHKEGHEASCQYGTGLYMMLFGLVQIVVSQIPDFHNMEWLSVVAAIMSFTYSFIGLGLGMAKAIENGRIQGSLAGVPTSNVADKLWLVFQALGDIAFAYPYSIILLEIQDTLKSPPPENQTMKKASMIAIFVTTFFYLCCGCFGYAAFGNDTPGNLLTGFGFYEPYWLIDFANACIVLHLVGGYQVYSQPVFAVAERWSRKKYPNSGFVNNFYSIKIPLLPRFQVNPFRLCFRTVYVVSTTAIAMIFPYFNQVLGVLGALNFWPLAIYFPVEMYFVQKRIGAWTKKWIVLRIFSFICFLVTVVGVIGSVEGLISAKLS, encoded by the exons ATGGCAGTCCAACACCCTCTTGAGTTAGCTAATACTGGTTCCTGTGATGATGATGGCCATCCACTAAGAACTG GAACTCTATGGAGTTGTGTGGCTCATATCATCACTGCTGTGATTGGATCTGGAGTTCTGTCTTTGGCATGGAGTACTGCACAGCTAGGCTGGATTGGAGGGCCAGTTTGTCTGCTTAGTTTTGCGATTGTCACCTAcatttcttccttcctcctttcgGATTGTTACCGGTCTCCTGATCCTATCACCGGAACTCGAAACAAATCTTACATGAATGCTGTGAAAGTGAATCTCAATA GTAGAAAAAAGACCTGGTTTTGTGGTTTCCTTCTATATTTCAGCATGTTTGGAACTGGTATTGCTTATGTGATTACCACTGCAACCAGTATGAG AGCCATTCAGAGATCAAACTGCTATCACAAAGAAGGGCATGAAGCTTCCTGTCAATATGGAACTGGTTTGTACATGATGCTATTTGGACTTGTCCAGATTGTAGTGTCACAAATACCAGATTTCCACAACATGGAATGGCTATCAGTTGTTGCAGCAATCATGTCGTTTACCTACTCTTTCATTGGACTTGGCCTCGGCATGGCGAAAGCAATAG AAAATGGGAGGATTCAAGGAAGTCTGGCAGGAGTCCCAACCTCTAATGTTGCTGATAAATTATGGTTAGTCTTCCAAGCACTTGGAGACATCGCTTTTGCCTATCCGTACTCTATTATTCTTCTTGAAATTCAG GATACTTTGAAGTCCCCTCCACCAGAAAATCAGACAATGAAGAAGGCCTCAATGATTGCCATATTTGTCACAACCTTCTTCTACCTCTGCTGTGGATGCTTTGGATACGCCGCCTTTGGGAATGACACGCCCGGGAACCTCTTGACAGGATTCGGATTCTACGAACCCTACTGGCTCATTGATTTTGCTAATGCTTGCATTGTTCTTCATTTGGTGGGAGGATATCAG GTATACAGTCAACCAGTATTTGCAGTTGCTGAGAGATGGTCCAGGAAGAAATACCCAAACAGCGGATTTGTGAACAACTTTTACTCCATCAAAATCCCATTGTTGCCAAGATTTCAAGTGAATCCCTTCAGGCTGTGTTTCCGAACTGTTTACGTTGTATCAACTACCGCAATTGCGATGATATTTCCTTACTTCAACCAGGTTTTGGGAGTTTTAGGGGCCTTAAACTTTTGGCCTTTGGCTATATATTTCCCTGTTGAAATGTACTTTGTACAAAAGAGAATCGGGGCTTGGACAAAAAAATGGATTGTTCTAAGGATATTTAGTTTCATTTGCTTTCTTGTGACGGTTGTGGGTGTGATTGGATCAGTTGAAGGACTTATTAGTGCCAAACTTAGCTAG